TGCTCGATTATTGCGCGAAGCGCGACATCGTGTCGGACATCGAGCTGATCCCCGTCCAGCAGATCAACGAGGCGTACGAGCGCATGCTGAAGGGCGACGTGAAGTACCGCTTCGTGATCGACATGAAGAGCCTCAAGTCGTCCTGATAAAGGGGCGCTGCCCGCGGGTTGCACGTTCTCTTGGAATCGACCAACTGCTACAGTTTTATGCAATGCTGAAGCGATACCTTAACGGGCAGGCCGATCGGTTGATGGCGTGGGTGGTGCCAGACATCGACACGTGTCGGCAGGCGGCCCACGAACTGCTCACGCGCGATCCCAACGCGTCGCGCGAGGCGCTGGCGCTGGAGGCGATCGCCATCGCCAGGAAGCGCGGCGTGGCCGTGGGCGGGGTGACCGGGATCGCATCCAACCCGCTGACGATGCTGCCGGCCACGCTGGCCGATGTGGGCGCGATGCTCGCGATCGAGGGCACCATGGCTGGCACCGTGGCAGCGCTGCTGGATCCGGGGTCACTCGACGATCCCGAACAGTTCCGCACCGATGTGCTGGCCGTCGTCTTCCCCGCCGCCGTGAGCCAGGCGCTGCGGCAGGTCGGCATTCGCGCCGGTGGCCGGTTCACCAAGCAGGTGGTGCAACGCGCCGCCGGCAAGGGCGGCTTCGAAACGCTGGCGAAGATTGCCGGCAAAGTGCTGGGGACGCGGCTAACGGGCAAATCCATCCTGGGCCATGGTTTGCCACTGGTCAGCGTGGGTATTGGCGCTGGCTGGAATTGGTTGGAGGTGACGGCCGTCGGCCAGCGCGCGATCGCCTACCACACCGGCCAACCCGTGGGCATCGGCCGCGTTCGCCGGTTGACTGACCGCGTTCGCCAGCTTCGCGCCGCCGTCCGCAGTCGCGATACACAAAAGCGGCTGGAGTAACGCTCCGCGGGCAGTGGGCAGTCGTCCCAAAGGCCGCAACAGGCGTCACGTCAAACGCACGATCGGTCGGGGCGACAGCAACAGGTGGAACGCCGGGCTGGTGTCGCCGCCGATGCGCCTGACCGCGGTGGCTGCGACCGTGTTGGCCAGCTCTTGCCACGGAATCGCAATCGTCGACAGGTGCAGTGCCTCGGCGACCGGGGCGTCGTCAAACCCAAACACCACCGGCACGCGCAGGCGCGACTCCGAAGCGGCCTCCAGCAGGGCCTGCGCCAGGCGATCATTACAGGCAAAGACGCCATCGGGGCGCGTCGCGAGAACCGCCTGAGCTGGACCGATCGCATCCTCGCGGAACCAACTGGTCGTGTGGATGACCGACGCCGGCGTCACGCGCGAGGTGAACCCGCTGACGCGCATGGCGCTGCGTGCGTCGTCCCACGGGCCCGCCAGCACCGCGACCCGCGACCGCTTGGTCAGCCGTTGGCCGATCAACTCGGCGGCGCAGGCACCACCGAGCGCATCGTCGACGGACACCGAATCGATCAACAGCGCCCCCAATCCCGCAGCGGGGCGATCGTTCAGCAGCAGGCCCGACCGCCGTTGCGCCGCCAACGATGCGGCCGTGTCCGGTGATTCCCAGAGGATGGGATAGGCGCTCGCTGCCAGCCTGACCGCTTCCCCGGGTTCCACATAATGCCGCGTGTAGCGGATCGCGCTACGATTAAGCCGTTCCTCGATCGTCGACATCAGCCGCGCGCCGAAGCTGCCCGCGCGTCTCGCACGGCGATTGAATACCAGCTGCACGCTGTCCAACGCGCGACCGCCCCCACAGAGATACGTGCCCGACCCGTGCCGTCGTTCCAAATGCCCCTCGGCGACCAACTCGCGCAGCAAGCGGTCGGCGGTCTGATAACTGATCTCGTAGTGGCTGGCGATCGCCCGGGTGGAAAAGAAGCGGTCACCGGCACGGTGCAGGCCATCGCGCAGGCGCGCGATCAGCTTCTGCTTGACGAGCTCTACATGTGCGGTACGCGGGCGAGCCATAGTGCTTCTATTATCATATCACTTTCCAGATCATGTGAAATATCAATCTGGACTTGATGGTCGTGGGCTCGTTACCGTTTGAGGACAAATGGCAGCGTTGGATGGAAAAGCGGTGGTGATCGTCGGCGGCACGACGGGCCTCGGGTTGTCGGCGGCCAAGGCGTGCGCGGGCGAGGGCGCTCGCGTGGTCGTCTCCGGTCGCAACCCAGACAGCGCGGCCGCGGCGCAGCAGATCTTGGGCCGCGACGCCGCGCTCGCCATCGCCGCCGATGCGGCCGATCCGGCGTCTGCAGCACAACTGATCGCCACGTGTGAAGAGCGATTCGGTCGGTTCGACGCGCTCTACCACGTCGCGGGCGGGTCGGGCCGTCGCATGGGCGATGGACCGCTGCACGAAATCACAGACGAAGGTTGGGCCGCGACCATCGCGCTGAACCAGACGACCGCCTTCAACAGCGCCCGCGCCGCCTGCAGCGCATTCCTGCGCCGCGGGCATGGCGGGTCGATCCTGTTGATGGGCAGCGTGCTCGGCTCGCATCCTTCGGCCAAGTTCTTCGCCACCCATGCCTACGCCGCGACGAAGAGCGCCGTGATCGGCTTCGCCCGATCGTGCGCGGCCTACTACGCGCCCAACGGCATCCGCTTCAACGTGATTGCTCCGGCCTTGGTGGAAACGCCGATGGCCAAGAGAGCCGCGGGTGACGAGACCATACTTGAGTTTATCCGCACCAAGCAGCCGCTCGATGGCGGCCGCATTGGTCAGCCCGAAGATCTGGATGCGGCGGTCGTCTGGCTGTTAAGCGACGGCAGCAAGTTCGTCACTGGCCAGCAGATCGTGGTGGACGGCGGCTGGTCGGTCAGCGAGGGGCAGATTCCGGACGAGGCGTAGCAAGGGTGCGAGTGCCGTGAATGTGATGAGGAACCGAATGAAGCCATCAACCGATTTTCTCGATGCCTCTGCGAAACTAATCGAAGTCGTGCGCGCGCAACAGCCGCTGATCGAGCAGGCGGCCGACCTGTTTGCCAAGACGATCCTCGCTGGCCGGATGGTGCACGTGTTCGCCAGCGGGCACAGTCGCATCATGGTCGAAGAGATGTGGCCGCGCTACGGATCCTTCCCGGGCTTCAACCCGATCGTCGAGCTTTCGCTGACGTTTCACAACCTCGTCGTTGGCGCCAATGGCCAGCGGCAGGCGATGTTCCTGGAGAACGTCAGCGGCCTGGCCGACCGCATCGTGCGCAACTTCGCGATCACCGACGCCGACAGCGCGCTCGTCATCAGCAGCAGCGGCTGCAACGTGGTGCCGATCGAAATGGCCGCCGCGTTTCAGCAGCGCGGCGTGAAGGTCGTCTCAATCATCAGCACGCTTCACAGCGAGAAGAGCCGCAGCAACGACGCGCGCGGCCGGAAGCTGCAGGACTGCTCGGATCTCGTGCTGGACACCGGCGCGCCGCCCGGCGACGCGATGGTGCACATCGAAGGGCTCGACACGCCCGTGGCCCCCGGTAGCACGGTGGGCGGATGTTTGCTGATCAACTGCATTAAAGCTGAAGTCGCGGCGCGACTGACGCGGGCCGGCCACCCGCCGAAGGTGCTCAGTGGGGCGGCCGTGGTGGGGCGGGAACGTGCGACGCAGTTGTTCGAGTCGGCGTACGACGAGCATGCGCATCGCCTGGCGAAGCTGTACGCGACGGTCGG
Above is a genomic segment from Tepidisphaeraceae bacterium containing:
- a CDS encoding substrate-binding domain-containing protein — protein: MARPRTAHVELVKQKLIARLRDGLHRAGDRFFSTRAIASHYEISYQTADRLLRELVAEGHLERRHGSGTYLCGGGRALDSVQLVFNRRARRAGSFGARLMSTIEERLNRSAIRYTRHYVEPGEAVRLAASAYPILWESPDTAASLAAQRRSGLLLNDRPAAGLGALLIDSVSVDDALGGACAAELIGQRLTKRSRVAVLAGPWDDARSAMRVSGFTSRVTPASVIHTTSWFREDAIGPAQAVLATRPDGVFACNDRLAQALLEAASESRLRVPVVFGFDDAPVAEALHLSTIAIPWQELANTVAATAVRRIGGDTSPAFHLLLSPRPIVRLT
- a CDS encoding SDR family oxidoreductase; the encoded protein is MVIVGGTTGLGLSAAKACAGEGARVVVSGRNPDSAAAAQQILGRDAALAIAADAADPASAAQLIATCEERFGRFDALYHVAGGSGRRMGDGPLHEITDEGWAATIALNQTTAFNSARAACSAFLRRGHGGSILLMGSVLGSHPSAKFFATHAYAATKSAVIGFARSCAAYYAPNGIRFNVIAPALVETPMAKRAAGDETILEFIRTKQPLDGGRIGQPEDLDAAVVWLLSDGSKFVTGQQIVVDGGWSVSEGQIPDEA
- a CDS encoding SIS domain-containing protein — its product is MKPSTDFLDASAKLIEVVRAQQPLIEQAADLFAKTILAGRMVHVFASGHSRIMVEEMWPRYGSFPGFNPIVELSLTFHNLVVGANGQRQAMFLENVSGLADRIVRNFAITDADSALVISSSGCNVVPIEMAAAFQQRGVKVVSIISTLHSEKSRSNDARGRKLQDCSDLVLDTGAPPGDAMVHIEGLDTPVAPGSTVGGCLLINCIKAEVAARLTRAGHPPKVLSGAAVVGRERATQLFESAYDEHAHRLAKLYATVGEGL